A region of Streptomyces halobius DNA encodes the following proteins:
- a CDS encoding SpoIIE family protein phosphatase: protein MAKLQENRQTGQQAWLNLADAAIFLLDAHGLVESWSPGAERLLGRKGADVVGLPVTALLAADDAARVAALAEECRERGSWTGLLSARGADDAQVGIEAQVVPVTDSTDRAHWLVLAVEASPLQGWQISRAVLERMVTQTPVGMAVVDTDLRFVWSNAALERFGGGPAQNRIGKRLGEIQPGLDAESLEVQMRRVLETGEQLIEYEHIGRPRSDPHRERAHSMSFVRLDDVNGRPIGVCYTVLDITERYQNRQRLTLLDRASQYIGRTLDVMQTAQDLADVAVPHLADFVAVDLLDSVIRGGEPVSGPLSDADMVLLRRAGQQSLREGVPESVVDIGDMATYHAWSPPIRCLAGGGSWRTERLDPLSPEWAANIPGDRHAHFLDLGLHTAMVVPIRARGMSMGVTAFFRSQHDEAFSADDLSLAEEFVARAAVCIDNARRYTRERGAALALQRSLLPHEVPQQDAVRVASSYRPADALADAGGDWFDVIALSGARVALVVGDVTGHGIDAVATMGRLRTAVQTLAALELRPDELLGHLDDLVGRVSDEAATAALRNESAADAPPVAVHLPGADAGVRGSSCLYAVYDPLSRCCTMASAGHPAPAMVAPDGRVHFADLSIGPRLGVGGLPFEAVESVVPEGSVLALYTDGLLTGRVPGEAGDTGTERLRRALETPHVSLDALCETVIESLVPARPFDDVTLLLAATRSLDEDRYASWDLPTDPAVVSRARGMAADQLTDWGLADLVVTTELVVSELVTNAIRYGSGPIRLRLILGHTLTCEVCDGSSTSPYLRHPRATDEGGRGLFLVSQFTHRWGTRYTTDGKILWTEQLLTPNDPDGAEKGPEPSVAGGGGRNP from the coding sequence ATGGCAAAGCTCCAGGAGAACCGCCAGACGGGGCAGCAGGCGTGGCTCAACCTGGCCGATGCCGCGATTTTTCTGCTCGACGCGCACGGGCTCGTCGAGAGCTGGTCCCCGGGAGCCGAGCGGCTGCTCGGCCGCAAGGGCGCGGACGTGGTCGGGCTCCCCGTGACCGCACTGCTGGCGGCGGACGACGCGGCGCGGGTGGCCGCGCTGGCCGAGGAGTGCCGGGAACGCGGCAGCTGGACCGGACTGCTCTCCGCGCGGGGCGCCGACGACGCGCAGGTCGGCATCGAGGCGCAGGTGGTCCCGGTGACCGACAGCACGGACCGGGCGCACTGGCTGGTTCTGGCGGTCGAGGCGTCGCCCCTGCAGGGATGGCAGATCAGCCGCGCCGTACTGGAGCGGATGGTGACACAGACGCCCGTCGGCATGGCCGTCGTGGACACCGACCTCCGGTTCGTCTGGTCGAACGCCGCGCTGGAGCGGTTCGGCGGCGGGCCCGCACAGAACCGTATCGGCAAGCGGCTGGGAGAGATCCAGCCCGGCCTGGACGCCGAATCCCTCGAAGTGCAGATGCGGCGGGTCCTGGAAACCGGTGAGCAGCTGATCGAGTACGAGCACATCGGCCGGCCGCGGTCGGACCCGCACCGGGAGCGCGCCCACTCGATGTCGTTCGTCCGCCTCGACGATGTGAACGGGCGGCCCATCGGTGTGTGCTACACAGTGCTCGACATCACCGAGCGCTACCAGAACCGGCAGCGGCTGACCCTGCTCGACCGGGCGAGCCAGTACATCGGCCGCACCCTGGACGTCATGCAGACCGCCCAGGACCTGGCGGACGTGGCGGTGCCGCACCTCGCCGACTTCGTCGCCGTCGATCTCCTGGACTCGGTGATCAGAGGCGGTGAGCCGGTTTCCGGGCCGCTCAGCGACGCCGACATGGTCCTGCTGCGCCGTGCCGGGCAGCAGTCCCTCCGGGAGGGCGTCCCGGAGTCGGTGGTCGACATCGGGGACATGGCCACCTACCACGCCTGGTCACCCCCCATCCGCTGCCTGGCCGGCGGCGGATCGTGGCGGACGGAGCGGCTGGATCCGCTCAGCCCGGAGTGGGCCGCCAACATCCCCGGGGACCGGCATGCGCACTTCCTCGATCTCGGGCTGCACACCGCGATGGTGGTGCCGATCCGGGCGCGCGGCATGTCCATGGGGGTGACCGCGTTCTTCCGCAGCCAGCATGACGAGGCGTTCAGCGCGGACGACCTGAGCCTCGCGGAGGAATTCGTCGCGCGGGCGGCCGTCTGCATCGACAACGCCCGCCGCTACACCCGCGAACGCGGCGCGGCGCTCGCCCTCCAGCGCAGTCTGCTGCCGCACGAGGTCCCCCAGCAGGACGCGGTGCGGGTGGCTTCCTCCTACCGGCCGGCCGACGCGCTCGCCGACGCCGGCGGCGACTGGTTCGACGTCATCGCGCTGTCCGGGGCCCGGGTCGCCCTGGTGGTGGGCGATGTGACGGGCCATGGCATCGACGCCGTCGCCACCATGGGGCGGCTGCGCACCGCGGTCCAGACCCTCGCCGCGCTGGAACTCCGTCCCGACGAACTCCTCGGTCATCTGGACGACCTGGTCGGCCGGGTATCGGACGAGGCGGCGACGGCCGCGCTCCGGAACGAGTCCGCGGCCGACGCGCCCCCCGTGGCCGTCCACCTGCCGGGCGCCGACGCCGGAGTGCGCGGCTCCAGCTGCCTGTACGCGGTGTACGACCCGCTCAGCCGCTGCTGCACCATGGCCAGCGCGGGGCACCCCGCACCCGCCATGGTCGCCCCCGACGGGCGGGTCCACTTCGCCGACCTGTCCATCGGGCCGCGGCTGGGCGTCGGTGGCCTCCCCTTCGAGGCCGTCGAATCGGTGGTACCGGAAGGCAGCGTCCTCGCGCTCTACACGGACGGCCTGCTCACCGGGCGTGTCCCGGGCGAGGCCGGCGACACCGGGACGGAGCGGCTGCGCCGCGCCCTCGAAACACCGCATGTGTCGCTCGACGCCCTGTGCGAGACCGTCATCGAGAGTCTGGTGCCCGCGCGGCCCTTCGACGACGTCACGCTGCTGCTGGCCGCCACCCGCAGCCTGGACGAGGACCGCTACGCCTCATGGGACCTGCCCACCGACCCGGCCGTGGTCTCCCGGGCCCGCGGCATGGCGGCCGATCAGCTCACCGACTGGGGCCTCGCGGACCTGGTCGTCACCACCGAACTCGTCGTCAGCGAGCTGGTCACCAACGCGATCCGGTACGGTTCCGGGCCGATCCGGCTGCGCCTGATCCTGGGTCATACCCTGACCTGCGAAGTCTGCGACGGCAGCAGCACCTCGCCGTATCTGCGCCATCCACGCGCGACCGACGAGGGCGGCCGGGGGCTGTTCCTGGTCTCCCAGTTCACGCACCGTTGGGGCACCCGTTACACCACGGACGGCAAGATCCTCTGGACGGAACAGCTGCTCACGCCGAATGATCCGGACGGGGCGGAGAAGGGGCCGGAGCCGTCGGTGGCCGGGGGAGGCGGGCGGAATCCTTAG
- a CDS encoding DUF4232 domain-containing protein, which produces MGLGGGAGGGFGGEDELRRLLHSRVADLEPAPDALEQLRRAVPARRQRRRHVIVGAAAALLLGGTSIPAMVHVVNLNDRSEDRPANAASSHRAQGGVGGEHGEGTEHADPQLSGEGGRQPGSDRPAGNGKKTERSGPSRAPGAGTPAPDATMEVSSPVCGREQLGQGTASVRPADSEGRVYGAFRMVNTSTTACSVEGGGTVGLVAQGSTNPDRVHVVDHTSGDDATGLPDPAHVPDELVLKPGEAYEVKFAWIPEDGGGTTGCATPGTTAPPEPSRSPGNSPDSGSTAAGDGGQAGGDDGAADGGSTSSGIVLTHTPEAGEPAAADTKIPDACAGTVYRTEALAAP; this is translated from the coding sequence TTGGGCCTCGGCGGTGGTGCCGGTGGTGGATTCGGTGGCGAGGACGAGCTGAGGCGGCTGCTGCACTCCCGCGTCGCCGACCTCGAACCCGCGCCGGACGCCCTGGAACAGCTGCGCCGCGCGGTGCCGGCCCGGCGTCAGCGCCGTCGGCACGTCATCGTGGGCGCGGCCGCCGCGCTGCTGCTCGGCGGTACGTCGATCCCGGCCATGGTCCATGTGGTCAACCTCAACGACCGGTCCGAGGACCGGCCCGCCAATGCCGCGAGCAGCCACCGCGCCCAGGGCGGCGTCGGCGGCGAGCACGGTGAGGGCACCGAGCACGCCGATCCGCAGCTGTCCGGCGAGGGCGGCCGGCAGCCGGGCTCGGACCGGCCCGCGGGCAACGGCAAGAAGACGGAGAGGAGCGGCCCGAGCCGGGCCCCGGGTGCCGGCACCCCGGCTCCGGACGCCACCATGGAGGTCTCCTCGCCGGTCTGCGGACGAGAGCAGCTCGGCCAGGGCACCGCCTCGGTCCGTCCGGCGGACTCCGAGGGCCGCGTCTACGGCGCGTTCCGCATGGTCAACACCTCGACCACGGCCTGCTCGGTCGAGGGCGGCGGCACCGTCGGCCTGGTCGCGCAGGGCAGCACCAACCCGGACCGCGTCCATGTCGTCGACCACACGTCGGGCGACGACGCCACCGGTCTGCCCGACCCGGCCCACGTCCCTGACGAGCTGGTTCTCAAACCGGGCGAGGCGTACGAGGTCAAATTCGCCTGGATCCCGGAGGACGGTGGCGGCACCACCGGATGCGCCACCCCGGGGACCACGGCGCCCCCCGAACCGTCGCGGTCGCCGGGAAACTCCCCGGACAGCGGGTCCACGGCGGCGGGCGACGGCGGCCAGGCGGGCGGCGACGACGGTGCCGCCGACGGCGGCTCGACGTCCAGCGGCATCGTCCTCACCCATACGCCGGAGGCCGGTGAGCCCGCCGCGGCCGACACCAAGATCCCGGACGCGTGTGCGGGCACGGTGTACCGCACGGAGGCGCTGGCGGCCCCATAA
- a CDS encoding SigE family RNA polymerase sigma factor: MPVIAPWTTTHPSQIPSQRGDTDDSMAAGTTVDHLTETYRAHYRSLLGLAALLLDDTASCEDVVQEAFIRVHSARGRVRDPEKTLAYLRQTVVNLSRSALRRRILGLKLLTKPMPDMASAEEGAYDLLERDQLIQAMRGLQRRQREVLVLRYFADMTEAQVAETLGISLGSVKAYGSRGIAALRVAMEAPV; the protein is encoded by the coding sequence ATGCCAGTGATCGCCCCCTGGACCACCACACACCCCTCGCAGATTCCTTCTCAGCGCGGGGACACTGACGACTCGATGGCAGCGGGCACCACAGTCGACCACCTGACCGAAACCTACCGCGCGCACTACCGCTCACTGCTCGGCCTCGCCGCGCTGCTCCTCGACGACACCGCCTCGTGCGAGGACGTCGTCCAGGAAGCCTTCATCCGTGTGCACTCCGCGCGCGGGCGGGTGCGCGACCCCGAAAAGACCCTCGCCTACCTGCGGCAGACCGTCGTCAACCTCTCGCGCTCCGCGCTGCGCCGCCGCATCCTCGGGCTGAAGCTGCTCACCAAGCCGATGCCCGACATGGCGAGCGCCGAGGAGGGCGCGTACGACCTGCTGGAGCGTGACCAGCTGATCCAGGCGATGCGCGGGCTGCAGCGGCGGCAGCGCGAGGTGCTGGTGCTGCGCTATTTCGCCGATATGACGGAGGCGCAGGTCGCCGAGACGCTGGGGATATCGCTCGGCTCCGTCAAGGCGTACGGGTCGCGGGGCATAGCGGCGCTGCGCGTCGCGATGGAGGCTCCGGTATGA
- a CDS encoding SURF1 family protein, translating into MYRFLLTPRWWGINVFAILAIPFCVFMGSWQLSRFEDRVDSHQQQEDRSARAKAAAARPLDSLLPVDKITSGRQASARGHYDTGHQLLVPGRTLDDKRGKSQGFYVLTLLRTDGGKALPVVRGWLPGDANKKADVAKVPSPPKGEVTVSGALQASENQGTDGVQAGGGLPKGQLGMISAASLVNIVPYEVYDAWITLTDTQDPLRPVPPAAAEGSGLDLKAFQNLGYTGEWFVFAGFVVFMWFRLFRRESEAAKDAALGILSEGVAAR; encoded by the coding sequence GTGTACCGGTTCCTGCTGACCCCGCGGTGGTGGGGAATCAACGTCTTCGCCATACTGGCGATCCCCTTCTGCGTTTTCATGGGCAGCTGGCAACTGAGCCGCTTCGAGGACCGCGTCGACAGCCACCAGCAGCAGGAGGACCGCTCCGCCCGCGCCAAGGCCGCGGCCGCCCGCCCCCTGGACAGCCTGCTACCCGTCGACAAGATCACTTCCGGCCGCCAGGCCAGCGCCCGCGGGCACTACGACACCGGGCACCAACTGCTCGTACCCGGCCGCACCTTGGACGACAAACGGGGCAAGAGCCAGGGCTTCTACGTCCTGACCCTGCTGCGTACGGACGGCGGTAAGGCCCTCCCGGTCGTACGGGGCTGGCTGCCCGGCGACGCGAACAAGAAGGCGGACGTGGCGAAGGTGCCCTCGCCGCCCAAGGGCGAGGTCACCGTCAGCGGAGCGCTGCAGGCATCCGAGAACCAGGGCACCGACGGAGTGCAGGCCGGCGGCGGGTTGCCGAAGGGGCAGCTCGGCATGATCAGCGCGGCGTCGCTGGTCAACATCGTGCCGTACGAGGTCTACGACGCATGGATCACGCTCACCGACACCCAGGACCCGCTGCGCCCCGTCCCGCCGGCCGCCGCTGAGGGCAGCGGGCTGGACCTGAAGGCATTCCAGAACCTCGGCTACACCGGCGAGTGGTTCGTCTTCGCGGGCTTCGTGGTCTTCATGTGGTTCCGCCTCTTCCGCCGCGAGTCCGAAGCGGCGAAGGACGCGGCGCTGGGGATTCTGAGTGAGGGGGTAGCTGCCCGCTAG
- a CDS encoding class I SAM-dependent methyltransferase, giving the protein MRGHTGPDDWREANRARWDERGVIHTASDYYDQERFRRVRDVLRDFEIAEVGDVTGRTLLHLQCHFGQDTLSWAHRGAAHVVGLDFSEPAVEAARDLAAELGYGPERASFVAADVYDAAEAVPDSSYDIVYTGIGALNRLPDLVRWAETAASLIAPGGFLYLAEFHPLCDVLDDETGSRITHDYFSRDAWVDEAPGTYADFDAPTVDNRSVEWQHPLGDVVSALAGAGLRIDFLHEHDLTMFQRFGSLRRGDDGCYRVPDDRPRIPLMYSLKATRLAR; this is encoded by the coding sequence ATGCGAGGACACACCGGCCCCGACGACTGGCGCGAGGCGAATCGTGCCAGGTGGGACGAGCGGGGCGTCATCCACACCGCGAGCGATTATTACGACCAGGAGCGTTTCCGGCGGGTCCGCGATGTGCTCCGTGACTTCGAGATCGCTGAGGTCGGGGATGTCACCGGCCGAACCCTGCTCCACCTCCAGTGTCACTTCGGCCAGGACACGCTCTCCTGGGCCCACCGCGGTGCGGCCCACGTCGTCGGCCTGGACTTTTCCGAACCGGCCGTCGAGGCCGCCCGTGACCTGGCCGCCGAGCTCGGCTACGGCCCGGAGCGGGCGTCGTTCGTCGCCGCGGACGTCTATGACGCCGCCGAGGCCGTCCCGGACTCGTCGTACGACATCGTCTACACCGGCATCGGCGCCCTGAACCGGCTCCCGGACCTGGTCCGCTGGGCCGAGACCGCCGCTTCCCTCATCGCGCCCGGCGGTTTCCTCTATCTTGCCGAGTTCCATCCGCTGTGCGACGTCCTGGACGACGAGACCGGATCGCGGATCACCCACGACTACTTCAGCCGCGATGCGTGGGTGGACGAAGCCCCGGGTACGTACGCGGATTTCGATGCGCCGACGGTCGACAACCGCAGCGTCGAATGGCAGCATCCGCTCGGTGACGTCGTCTCCGCCCTGGCCGGAGCCGGGCTGCGCATCGACTTCCTGCACGAGCACGATCTCACGATGTTCCAGCGGTTCGGCTCACTGCGGCGCGGCGATGACGGCTGTTACCGGGTGCCGGACGACCGGCCCCGCATACCCCTCATGTACTCGCTGAAGGCCACCCGGCTCGCCCGCTGA
- a CDS encoding S9 family peptidase has protein sequence MPDWEKRFRAPRIGLPDWAEHAPDRSLFVSNATGTFELYTWDRASGSQRQATDRPHGTTDGTLSPDGEWIWWFSDTDGDEFGVWMRQPFAGGPDEPAAPGLDPSYPGGLAIGRDGTAVIGRSTDEEGSTVHVVRPGESPAEIYRHRESAGVGDLSHDGSLIAIEHTEHGDAMHSAIRVVRADGEAVAELDDTKGGTEELGLSVMGFAPVDGDARLLVGHQRRGRWEPMIWNPLTGEETALSIDLPGDVGADWYPDGSALLIEHEYQARGELWRYDLGIPGAGGATSAGAGDTPAGTTTDTSLVPGHPLTRVDTPAGTVSGATARPDGTVEFLWSSAAHPPEVRSTSGKVVLDPPGTKAPGSVPVTDAWVEGPGGRVHALVQQPPGDGPFPTVFDIHGGPTWHDSDAFASSPAAWVDHGFAVVRVNYRGSTGYGRAWTDALKHRVGLIELEDIAAVREWAVASGLADPDRLILAGGSWGGYLTLLGLGTQPDAWAAGLAAVPVADYVTAYNDEMEALKAMDRTLLGGTPEEVPERFEASSPLTYVDSVRAPVYISAGVNDPRCPIRQVENYVQRLERRGHPHEVYRYDAGHGSLVVEERIKQLRLELDFARRHVAGVRGDEAEGVTPR, from the coding sequence ATGCCCGACTGGGAGAAGCGGTTTCGCGCACCCCGGATCGGCCTGCCGGACTGGGCGGAGCACGCCCCGGACCGCTCCCTGTTCGTCTCGAACGCCACCGGCACCTTCGAGCTGTACACCTGGGACCGGGCGAGCGGCAGCCAACGGCAGGCCACGGACCGGCCGCACGGCACGACGGACGGGACGCTGTCACCGGACGGCGAGTGGATCTGGTGGTTCTCGGACACCGACGGTGACGAGTTCGGTGTCTGGATGCGGCAGCCGTTCGCGGGCGGCCCGGACGAACCGGCCGCCCCGGGGCTGGACCCCTCCTACCCGGGAGGGCTGGCGATCGGCCGGGACGGCACCGCGGTCATCGGCCGCTCCACGGACGAGGAGGGCTCGACGGTCCATGTCGTACGGCCGGGAGAGTCGCCGGCCGAGATCTACCGCCACCGCGAATCGGCCGGTGTGGGCGATCTATCCCATGACGGTTCACTGATCGCGATCGAGCACACCGAGCACGGCGACGCCATGCACTCCGCGATCCGGGTGGTGCGGGCGGACGGCGAGGCGGTCGCGGAGCTGGACGACACCAAGGGCGGCACCGAGGAGCTGGGCCTGTCGGTGATGGGCTTCGCGCCCGTGGACGGCGACGCCCGACTTCTGGTGGGCCACCAGCGCCGAGGCCGCTGGGAGCCCATGATCTGGAACCCCCTCACCGGCGAGGAAACCGCCCTGTCGATCGACCTGCCCGGCGACGTCGGCGCGGACTGGTATCCGGACGGGTCGGCGCTCCTCATCGAGCACGAGTACCAGGCACGCGGCGAGCTCTGGCGCTACGACCTGGGCATTCCGGGCGCCGGCGGAGCCACCTCCGCCGGCGCCGGTGATACGCCCGCCGGTACAACCACCGACACCTCCCTGGTGCCCGGCCACCCGCTCACCCGGGTCGACACCCCGGCAGGCACGGTCTCGGGCGCGACCGCCCGCCCGGACGGCACGGTGGAATTCCTCTGGTCGTCGGCGGCGCACCCGCCCGAGGTCCGCTCGACCAGCGGCAAGGTCGTGCTGGACCCGCCCGGAACGAAGGCCCCCGGTTCGGTCCCGGTGACGGACGCCTGGGTGGAGGGCCCCGGTGGCCGCGTCCACGCCCTGGTACAGCAGCCTCCCGGCGACGGCCCCTTCCCCACTGTCTTCGACATCCACGGCGGCCCCACCTGGCACGACAGCGACGCCTTCGCCTCGTCCCCGGCGGCCTGGGTGGACCACGGCTTCGCGGTGGTCCGCGTCAACTACCGCGGCTCGACCGGCTACGGCCGCGCCTGGACGGACGCGCTCAAGCACCGCGTCGGCCTGATCGAGCTGGAGGACATCGCCGCGGTACGCGAGTGGGCGGTCGCGTCCGGGCTGGCGGACCCGGACCGTCTGATACTCGCGGGCGGCTCGTGGGGCGGCTATCTGACCCTGCTGGGGCTCGGCACCCAGCCGGACGCATGGGCGGCGGGCCTGGCGGCGGTCCCGGTGGCGGACTACGTCACGGCGTACAACGACGAGATGGAAGCCCTCAAGGCCATGGACCGGACCCTGCTCGGCGGCACGCCGGAAGAGGTCCCGGAACGCTTCGAGGCGTCCTCCCCTCTGACCTACGTCGACTCCGTACGGGCCCCGGTCTATATCTCCGCCGGCGTCAACGACCCACGCTGCCCGATCCGGCAGGTGGAGAACTACGTCCAGCGCCTGGAACGCCGCGGCCACCCGCACGAGGTCTACCGCTACGACGCCGGCCACGGCTCCCTGGTTGTAGAGGAACGCATCAAGCAGCTCCGCCTGGAACTGGACTTCGCTCGACGGCATGTGGCGGGGGTTCGGGGTGATGAGGCTGAGGGGGTGACTCCGCGCTGA
- a CDS encoding bifunctional polysaccharide deacetylase/glycosyltransferase family 2 protein — translation MRRRSNRGRHAQSRDPRGHWLLLILVLPVMFGALLFEGWTTHEVDAAKTKRDCTTPVPKAVDKGGPVVRIDDGEVRSAAMPARTVALTYDGGPDPVWTPRLLDLLRRHRAHATFFLKGAQAATHPDLVRRIHAEGHEIGSNTYTGAAMGSASPLRASLEHSLTQKALAGSVGIHTGLLRPPQTTEVDTICGAEWKAARQAADKGYTLVAADRWFRKPSQGVIRQFSQNEDAYTGTEKLLADRNVERFTTVTAGAGLLSTEEPVSVVERLQGKALIWAKALGHAFVSAMAWVLGVAGGLGVLRLLMLVLFARAHVRRLTRYHPGAPRLREVTDPVTVLVPAYNEEAGIESTVRSLLAATHPYLQIVVIDDGSTDDTADIAARIDDPRVLVVRQANAGKAAALNTGLAHAAHDIVVMVDADTVFEPDAVYRLIQPLAHPAVGAVSGNTKVGNRRRLLGRWQHLEYVFGFNLDRRMFEVLECMPTVPGAIGAFRLDALMGVGGVSEDTLAEDTDLTMALWQAGWRVVYEESAIAWTEVPTSLRQLWRQRYRWCYGTIQAMWKHRRAVVGMGPAGRFGRRGLSYLALFQVALPLLAPVVDVFALYGSLFLGPVQAAAVWLGFLSLQLACAGYALRLDGEKVRALWVMPFQLFVYRQLMYLVVIQSVVAFLLGTRLRWQRMHRSGTAAQQIGQPVAYQSLPR, via the coding sequence GTGAGGCGCCGCTCTAACAGGGGCCGGCACGCGCAGTCCCGGGACCCGCGCGGACACTGGCTGCTGCTGATCCTCGTCCTCCCGGTGATGTTCGGCGCGCTGCTCTTCGAGGGCTGGACCACCCACGAGGTCGACGCCGCGAAGACCAAGCGGGACTGCACCACCCCCGTGCCCAAGGCCGTGGACAAGGGCGGCCCGGTGGTCCGCATCGACGACGGCGAGGTGCGGTCCGCCGCGATGCCCGCCCGTACCGTGGCACTCACCTACGACGGCGGGCCCGACCCCGTATGGACCCCGCGACTGCTCGACCTGCTGCGCAGGCACCGTGCGCACGCGACCTTCTTCCTCAAGGGCGCGCAGGCCGCCACGCACCCCGACCTGGTACGGCGGATCCACGCCGAAGGCCATGAGATCGGCTCCAACACCTACACCGGCGCCGCCATGGGCTCGGCATCGCCCCTCCGCGCCTCGCTGGAGCACTCCCTCACGCAGAAGGCGCTGGCCGGTTCCGTGGGCATCCACACCGGGCTGCTGCGGCCGCCGCAGACCACCGAGGTGGACACGATCTGCGGCGCCGAGTGGAAGGCGGCGCGGCAGGCCGCCGACAAGGGCTACACGCTGGTCGCCGCCGACCGCTGGTTCCGGAAGCCGTCGCAGGGCGTCATCCGGCAGTTCAGCCAGAACGAAGACGCGTACACCGGCACCGAGAAGCTGCTCGCCGACCGGAACGTGGAGCGGTTCACGACGGTGACGGCCGGGGCCGGGCTGCTCTCGACCGAGGAGCCGGTGTCCGTCGTCGAGCGGTTGCAGGGCAAGGCCCTGATCTGGGCCAAGGCCCTCGGGCACGCGTTTGTGAGCGCCATGGCCTGGGTGCTCGGGGTCGCCGGCGGGCTCGGTGTGCTGCGCCTCCTGATGCTCGTACTCTTCGCCCGCGCCCACGTCCGGCGGCTGACGCGCTACCACCCAGGGGCGCCCCGTCTACGGGAGGTCACCGACCCGGTGACGGTCCTCGTACCCGCCTACAACGAAGAGGCGGGCATCGAGTCCACCGTCCGTTCGCTGCTCGCCGCCACCCACCCGTACCTGCAGATCGTCGTGATCGACGACGGGTCGACGGACGACACGGCGGACATCGCCGCCCGGATCGACGACCCGCGTGTGCTGGTGGTCCGGCAGGCCAACGCGGGCAAGGCCGCGGCCCTCAACACCGGTCTGGCGCACGCGGCGCACGACATCGTGGTCATGGTCGACGCCGACACCGTCTTCGAGCCGGACGCCGTCTACCGGCTCATCCAGCCGCTGGCCCACCCGGCCGTGGGCGCGGTCAGCGGCAACACCAAGGTCGGCAACCGCCGTCGTCTGCTGGGCAGATGGCAGCACCTGGAGTATGTCTTCGGGTTCAATCTCGACCGCCGGATGTTCGAGGTGCTGGAGTGCATGCCGACGGTCCCCGGCGCCATCGGTGCCTTCCGCCTGGACGCGCTCATGGGCGTCGGCGGGGTCAGCGAGGACACCCTCGCCGAGGACACCGACCTCACCATGGCCCTGTGGCAGGCGGGTTGGCGGGTGGTCTACGAGGAGTCCGCCATCGCCTGGACCGAGGTCCCCACCTCGCTGCGCCAGCTGTGGCGCCAGCGCTACCGCTGGTGTTACGGGACGATCCAGGCGATGTGGAAGCACCGCCGCGCCGTCGTCGGGATGGGCCCGGCCGGCCGCTTCGGCCGTCGCGGACTGAGCTATCTGGCTCTCTTCCAGGTCGCCCTTCCCCTGCTCGCGCCGGTCGTGGACGTCTTCGCGCTCTACGGGTCGCTGTTCCTCGGCCCCGTACAGGCGGCCGCGGTGTGGCTCGGCTTCCTCTCTCTCCAACTTGCCTGCGCCGGCTATGCCT
- a CDS encoding aspartate-semialdehyde dehydrogenase: MIPAEAGRPSHGVTVAADARTARKPHLAVVGATGAVGTVLLGILSARADIWGEIRLIASPRSAGRKLTVRGEEVEVAALSEDAFDGIDVAMFDVPDEVSAQWAPVAVSKGAVVVDNSGAFRMDPDVPLVVPEVNAHAARVRPRGIVANPNCTTLSMIVALGALHAEYGLSELIVSSYQAVSGAGQAGVDTLRAQLSAISGTELGSAPGDVRRAVGDTLGPFPAPIALNVVPWAGSLREDGWSSEELKVRNESRKILGMPDLRVTATCVRVPVITTHSLAVHARFENEVTVAGAHEILASAPGVVVSDDPAEGEFPTPSDVAGTDPTWVGRVRRSLDDPRALELFVCGDNLRKGAALNAAQIGELVAAELGG; the protein is encoded by the coding sequence ATGATTCCGGCCGAGGCGGGCCGTCCGTCCCACGGTGTGACCGTGGCGGCGGACGCCCGTACGGCCCGTAAGCCGCATCTCGCCGTCGTCGGCGCCACCGGCGCCGTCGGCACGGTCCTGCTCGGCATCCTGTCCGCGCGGGCCGACATCTGGGGCGAGATCCGGCTGATCGCCTCCCCCCGTTCGGCCGGCCGCAAGCTGACCGTACGGGGTGAGGAGGTCGAGGTCGCCGCGCTGAGCGAGGACGCCTTCGACGGTATCGACGTCGCGATGTTCGACGTGCCGGACGAGGTCTCCGCGCAGTGGGCGCCGGTCGCGGTGTCCAAGGGCGCGGTGGTCGTGGACAACTCGGGCGCGTTCCGGATGGACCCGGACGTGCCCCTCGTCGTGCCCGAGGTCAATGCGCACGCGGCGCGGGTGCGGCCGCGCGGGATCGTCGCCAACCCGAACTGCACCACCCTCTCGATGATCGTCGCGCTGGGCGCGCTGCATGCCGAGTACGGGCTGAGCGAGCTGATCGTCTCCTCGTACCAGGCCGTTTCGGGCGCGGGACAGGCCGGTGTCGACACACTGCGGGCGCAGCTGTCGGCGATATCCGGTACGGAGCTGGGCAGCGCACCGGGCGATGTGCGGCGGGCGGTCGGCGACACACTGGGGCCGTTCCCGGCGCCGATCGCGCTCAATGTCGTGCCCTGGGCCGGTTCGCTCCGGGAGGACGGCTGGTCCTCCGAGGAGCTCAAGGTCCGCAACGAGTCCCGCAAGATCCTGGGGATGCCGGACCTGCGGGTCACCGCGACCTGCGTCCGGGTGCCGGTGATCACCACCCACTCGCTGGCCGTGCACGCGCGGTTCGAGAACGAGGTCACGGTCGCCGGAGCGCACGAGATTCTGGCCTCGGCCCCGGGGGTCGTCGTCAGCGACGACCCGGCCGAGGGCGAGTTCCCCACGCCGTCCGATGTGGCCGGGACGGATCCGACCTGGGTCGGGCGGGTCCGGCGGTCGCTGGACGATCCGCGGGCGCTGGAGCTGTTCGTGTGCGGGGACAATCTGCGCAAGGGGGCGGCTTTGAACGCTGCACAGATCGGTGAGCTGGTGGCGGCGGAGTTGGGCGGGTAG